From Leptidea sinapis chromosome 3, ilLepSina1.1, whole genome shotgun sequence, a single genomic window includes:
- the LOC126979645 gene encoding phosphoserine phosphatase isoform X1 encodes MIQQFSSCCVDRVKVFMQQFVVLIIILSSTYCLKTNLQYATLKTLSLVSISVMSPQQSVQEVFRTADCVCFDVDSTVIQDEGIDELANFCGKGEEVKRLTAEAMGGTMTFQEALKKRLDIIRPSFGQISDFINTHPIHLTPGIAQLVKLLQERGVVVYLVSGGFRCLIDPVAEKLNIPTTNVYANRLKFYFNGDYAGFDENEPTSRSGGKALVVRRLKEQHGFQKLVMIGDGATDAEASPPADAFIGFGGNVVREEVKKKAAWYVTQFQELIDHLSVQAK; translated from the exons ATGATTCAGCAATTTAGTAGCTGTTGTGTTGACAGAGTGAAAGTTTTTATGCAACAATTTGttgtgttaataattattttatcatctaCTTATTG TTTAAAGACCAACCTTCAGTACGCAACCCTGAAGACACTATCTCTGGTGTCGATAAGCGTGATGTCGCCCCAACAGAGTGTGCAGGAGGTGTTCAGAACGGCTGACTGCGTCTGCTTCGATGTCGACTCCACTGTCATCCAGGACGAGGGCATTGACGAGCTTGCGAACTTCTGCGGGAAGGGTGAAGAGGTTAAGAGGCT AACGGCCGAGGCAATGGGTGGCACAATGACTTTCCAAGAGGCACTCAAGAAGCGGTTGGATATCATCAGGCCAAGTTTTGGCCAGATAAGCGACTTTATAAACACACATCCAATTCATCTCACACCTGGGATTGC GCAACTTGTGAAGTTGTTGCAAGAGAGAGGGGTTGTAGTGTATCTCGTGTCCGGAGGGTTCAGGTGTCTTATCGATCCTGTTGCTGAGAAACTCAACATACCGACAACCAACGTGTATGCAAACAGACTTAAATTTTACTTCAACG GTGATTACGCGGGCTTCGACGAGAACGAGCCTACTTCGCGGTCTGGCGGCAAGGCTCTGGTAGTGAGACGGCTAAAAGAGCAGCACGGCTTTCAGAAGCTGGTGATGATCGGTGATGGAGCCACCGACGCTGAAGCTAGCCCACCAGCCGATGCATTCATTG GTTTCGGTGGAAACGTGGTGCGAGAAGAAGTGAAGAAGAAGGCGGCTTGGTATGTCACGCAGTTCCAAGAGCTGATCGATCACCTGTCCGTGCAAGcgaagtga
- the LOC126979645 gene encoding phosphoserine phosphatase isoform X2, with amino-acid sequence MMLPYILKTNLQYATLKTLSLVSISVMSPQQSVQEVFRTADCVCFDVDSTVIQDEGIDELANFCGKGEEVKRLTAEAMGGTMTFQEALKKRLDIIRPSFGQISDFINTHPIHLTPGIAQLVKLLQERGVVVYLVSGGFRCLIDPVAEKLNIPTTNVYANRLKFYFNGDYAGFDENEPTSRSGGKALVVRRLKEQHGFQKLVMIGDGATDAEASPPADAFIGFGGNVVREEVKKKAAWYVTQFQELIDHLSVQAK; translated from the exons ATGATGCTGCCTTATAT TTTAAAGACCAACCTTCAGTACGCAACCCTGAAGACACTATCTCTGGTGTCGATAAGCGTGATGTCGCCCCAACAGAGTGTGCAGGAGGTGTTCAGAACGGCTGACTGCGTCTGCTTCGATGTCGACTCCACTGTCATCCAGGACGAGGGCATTGACGAGCTTGCGAACTTCTGCGGGAAGGGTGAAGAGGTTAAGAGGCT AACGGCCGAGGCAATGGGTGGCACAATGACTTTCCAAGAGGCACTCAAGAAGCGGTTGGATATCATCAGGCCAAGTTTTGGCCAGATAAGCGACTTTATAAACACACATCCAATTCATCTCACACCTGGGATTGC GCAACTTGTGAAGTTGTTGCAAGAGAGAGGGGTTGTAGTGTATCTCGTGTCCGGAGGGTTCAGGTGTCTTATCGATCCTGTTGCTGAGAAACTCAACATACCGACAACCAACGTGTATGCAAACAGACTTAAATTTTACTTCAACG GTGATTACGCGGGCTTCGACGAGAACGAGCCTACTTCGCGGTCTGGCGGCAAGGCTCTGGTAGTGAGACGGCTAAAAGAGCAGCACGGCTTTCAGAAGCTGGTGATGATCGGTGATGGAGCCACCGACGCTGAAGCTAGCCCACCAGCCGATGCATTCATTG GTTTCGGTGGAAACGTGGTGCGAGAAGAAGTGAAGAAGAAGGCGGCTTGGTATGTCACGCAGTTCCAAGAGCTGATCGATCACCTGTCCGTGCAAGcgaagtga
- the LOC126979645 gene encoding phosphoserine phosphatase isoform X3 has translation MALSSLKTNLQYATLKTLSLVSISVMSPQQSVQEVFRTADCVCFDVDSTVIQDEGIDELANFCGKGEEVKRLTAEAMGGTMTFQEALKKRLDIIRPSFGQISDFINTHPIHLTPGIAQLVKLLQERGVVVYLVSGGFRCLIDPVAEKLNIPTTNVYANRLKFYFNGDYAGFDENEPTSRSGGKALVVRRLKEQHGFQKLVMIGDGATDAEASPPADAFIGFGGNVVREEVKKKAAWYVTQFQELIDHLSVQAK, from the exons atgGCTCTCAGcag TTTAAAGACCAACCTTCAGTACGCAACCCTGAAGACACTATCTCTGGTGTCGATAAGCGTGATGTCGCCCCAACAGAGTGTGCAGGAGGTGTTCAGAACGGCTGACTGCGTCTGCTTCGATGTCGACTCCACTGTCATCCAGGACGAGGGCATTGACGAGCTTGCGAACTTCTGCGGGAAGGGTGAAGAGGTTAAGAGGCT AACGGCCGAGGCAATGGGTGGCACAATGACTTTCCAAGAGGCACTCAAGAAGCGGTTGGATATCATCAGGCCAAGTTTTGGCCAGATAAGCGACTTTATAAACACACATCCAATTCATCTCACACCTGGGATTGC GCAACTTGTGAAGTTGTTGCAAGAGAGAGGGGTTGTAGTGTATCTCGTGTCCGGAGGGTTCAGGTGTCTTATCGATCCTGTTGCTGAGAAACTCAACATACCGACAACCAACGTGTATGCAAACAGACTTAAATTTTACTTCAACG GTGATTACGCGGGCTTCGACGAGAACGAGCCTACTTCGCGGTCTGGCGGCAAGGCTCTGGTAGTGAGACGGCTAAAAGAGCAGCACGGCTTTCAGAAGCTGGTGATGATCGGTGATGGAGCCACCGACGCTGAAGCTAGCCCACCAGCCGATGCATTCATTG GTTTCGGTGGAAACGTGGTGCGAGAAGAAGTGAAGAAGAAGGCGGCTTGGTATGTCACGCAGTTCCAAGAGCTGATCGATCACCTGTCCGTGCAAGcgaagtga